A genomic window from Henningerozyma blattae CBS 6284 chromosome 3, complete genome includes:
- the SCW10 gene encoding putative family 17 glucosidase (similar to Saccharomyces cerevisiae SCW4 (YGR279C) and SCW10 (YMR305C); ancestral locus Anc_5.15) yields MKLTNLLASASLLGAAAVAAPAKQAHQHKDKRAVVTTTVHTQVTVVVTAGQQNAVQTNVVETDEVETTNVAAINENVVLGSSNNNNNNNQANTEATQATTQANTEETVEAAQQASTKPASTEVESSPVASTQAASTQAASTQAASTKSSASSGDFSASAKGICYTPYTDQGGCKSSSEVASDLQTINSYSTLRLYGTDCNQVANVMQAKASGQKLFLGIYDVSDIQGSVDAIKSAVEAYGSWDDVMTVSVGNELVNGGQATPSQVGQYVATARAALSAAGYSGPVVAVDTFIAIINNPELCQYSDYMACNAHAYFDQYTTAQDAGPWVLEQIQRVYTTCGGSKSVTITETGWPSKGETYGVAVPSKQNQRDAIDSISQTCGNDVFLYTTFNDYWKADGPYGVEKYFGIYSSE; encoded by the coding sequence atgaaattaaCCAATTTATTAGCTTCCGCCTCTTTATTAGGTGCTGCCGCAGTCGCTGCTCCAGCCAAACAAGCCCATCAACATAAGGATAAACGTGCTGTTGTTACCACTACTGTTCACACTCAAGTTACCGTCGTTGTTACTGCTGGTCAACAAAATGCCGTTCAAACCAATGTCGTCGAAACTGATGAAGTTGAAACCACCAATGTTGCTGctataaatgaaaatgttgTTTTAGGTTCCTctaacaacaacaacaacaacaaccaAGCCAATACTGAAGCTACCCAAGCTACTACCCAAGCTAACACTGAAGAAACTGTTGAAGCTGCTCAACAAGCCTCTACCAAGCCAGCTTCTACTGAAGTTGAATCTTCTCCAGTTGCTTCCACTCAAGCTGCTTCTACTCAAGCTGCTTCTACTCAAGCTGCTTCCACTAAAAGTTCTGCTTCTTCAGGTGATTTCTCAGCTTCTGCTAAAGGTATTTGTTACACTCCTTACACTGACCAAGGTGGTTGTAAGTCATCCTCCGAAGTTGCATCCGATTTGCAAACTATAAACAGTTATTCTACTTTACGTTTATATGGTACTGACTGTAACCAAGTTGCTAACGTTATGCAAGCTAAGGCTTCTGgtcaaaaattattcttagGTATCTATGATGTCTCTGATATTCAAGGTTCCGTTGATGCCATCAAATCTGCTGTTGAAGCTTACGGTTCTTGGGATGATGTTATGACCGTTTCCGTTGGTAACGAATTAGTTAACGGTGGTCAAGCTACACCATCTCAAGTCGGTCAATACGTTGCTACTGCCCGTGCTGCTTTATCCGCTGCCGGTTACTCTGGCCCAGTTGTTGCCGTTGATACTTTCATTGCCATCATCAACAACCCTGAATTATGTCAATATTCCGATTACATGGCTTGTAACGCTCATGCTTACTTCGATCAATACACTACTGCCCAAGATGCTGGTCCATGGGTTTTGGAACAAATCCAAAGAGTTTACACAACTTGTGGTGGTTCTAAGAGTGTTACTATTACTGAAACTGGTTGGCCATCAAAGGGTGAAACCTATGGTGTTGCTGTCCCAAGTAAGCAAAACCAAAGAGATGCTATCGACTCTATCTCTCAAACCTGTGGTAACGATGTATTCTTATACACTACTTTCAATGATTACTGGAAAGCTGATGGTCCATATGGTGTTGAAAAATACTTCGGTATTTACTCAAGCgaataa
- the CAB4 gene encoding putative pantetheine-phosphate adenylyltransferase (similar to Saccharomyces cerevisiae YGR277C; ancestral locus Anc_5.17) translates to MVKVGIVLEKLSQLDLKKFDRVIDIVVDCLPNKDNDSANDEIVLLLNEKIRNSEFLELILGDLYGKFRDILTRNNKFLTHVNVFFNKDDKNEYDDILDSQIIYIPRIELKPLFSHTKEVRIFDLPLIELPELSNKPISPDMNKYQISAIGGTFDHLHDGHKILLSVAAFLTTQRLVVGVTDQELLKNKKFKEVLQSYEFRCKYVTEFLRKIKPSLKVEIYPLRDVCGPTLKFEEIQCLLISKETLKGSKIVNDARVAKGMSELEIYIVDVLGGDEHNNWQEKLSSTSIRQKLIELREK, encoded by the coding sequence atggTTAAAGTTGGAATTGTATTAGAAAAACTTTCACAATTGGatcttaaaaaatttgatcGAGTGATAGATATAGTTGTTGATTGCTTACCTAATAAAGATAACGATAGTGCCAATGAtgaaattgttttattattaaatgagaaaattagaaattctGAATTCTTAGAATTGATCTTAGGTGATCTTTATGGTAAATTTAGAGATATTTTGACTAGAAACAATAAATTTCTTACTCATGTAAAcgtatttttcaataaggATGACAAGAATGAGTATGACGACATCTTAGACtctcaaataatttatatccCTCGTATAGAATTAAAACCCTTGTTTAGCCATACAAAAGAGGTTCGAATTTTTGATCTTCCGCTAATTGAATTACCTGAATTATCAAACAAACCTATATCACCAGATATGAATAAATACCAGATAAGTGCGATAGGCGGCACTTTTGATCATTTACACGATGGCCATAAAATTTTACTTAGTGTTGCAGCATTTCTAACAACACAAAGGTTAGTAGTAGGTGTGACAGatcaagaattattaaagaataaaaagtttaaagAAGTTTTACAAAGCTACGAATTTAGATGTAAGTATGTAACAGAATTTCTAAGGAAAATTAAGCCATCATTAAAAGTTGAAATATATCCCTTGCGAGATGTTTGTGGCCCAACTTTAAAGtttgaagaaattcaaTGTCTACTAATTAGTAAAGAAACATTAAAAGGATCAAAAATCGTTAATGACGCCAGAGTTGCAAAAGGCATGTCTGAATTAGAGATTTATATTGTAGATGTTCTCGGTGGAGATGAGCATAATAATTGGCAGGAAAAATTAAGTAGTACTAGTATCAGACAAAAGCTTATAGAACTACGAGAGAAGTGA
- the CWC22 gene encoding U2-type spliceosomal complex subunit CWC22 (similar to Saccharomyces cerevisiae CWC22 (YGR278W); ancestral locus Anc_5.16), whose translation MPEPPVKNTNNRLDLESQEKNWNALKSHINETIYNLTEHSLIDSLERLLQVNFIIGEQILIHSIVESIKLGDKGKVLGALIYLLNTEVPDIIQQICNEIVKHFVFSYNRNINSYIGNFSSALSYLFNYGILHEVNIFEILLMLMEDINRSSSDIIVSMIENCSLRLQLIDNLNYDLLYEKMRELLQDPDRKIRIYDKRNLERLFAIRRDGLSKPVQLISLPKLEQKVHLVTFQYLDFNKEKCDLKFNYFEDSPAIDLAFEQVKKHLLNILPTIVKDESEKTKSENGNTMKNELNLQDMTENQEIEFKKKIYLILKSSLSGDEAAHKLIKLQVPDRNKSKVLDIVIKSSLQESTYSKYYSIICERLCNQHKIWKESFHENFQKNYNEIEEFEPNQLRILGKFWGHLISSDYIGMEIFQLLIMNEEHTNASSRIFLKFLFQELVGELGINELKLRLSEDYIKPFVKGLFPMDKDNVDDMKYSINYFTAIGLGVLTDEMREKLQIIKAEEEIKQERIRATLEEEQNVKEGEGEGGQLIKKEEGEEVNINIKNEEAMQDEAKYKTFDSYKRWKTHKRCNSRYEASPRNRQRGDRYERNGRSRYEGSSRYNNNTNSARDNGDRTGRYQGNKRSRTPPRERRRSRTPPRNRQ comes from the coding sequence ATGCCTGAACCTCCTGTCAAGAATACTAACAATAGATTGGATTTAGAATCGCAGGAGAAAAATTGGAATGCGCTTAAATCTCatattaatgaaacaatatataatttgacTGAGCATAGCCTTATAGATTCTTTAGAGAGACTCTTACAggtaaattttattattggtgaACAGATTCTTATACATTCGATAGTAGAATCTATTAAGCTGGGCGACAAAGGTAAAGTTTTAGGAGCATTGATTTATCTCCTCAACACTGAAGTGCCAGATATTATACAACAAATTTGTAATGAAATAGTAAAgcattttgttttttcatacaatagaaatataaattcttatattggaaatttttcaagTGCATTATCATATCTTTTTAACTATGGTATATTACATGAAgtcaatatttttgaaatactTCTAATGTTAATGGAAGATATCAACCGTTCTTCATCAGACATAATAGTATCTATGATTGAAAATTGTAGTTTACGACTGCAACTAATTGATAATCTCAACTATGATCTTTTATATGAGAAAATGAGGGAACTGTTGCAAGACCCAGATAGAAAAATACGAATTTATGATAAGAGAAACTTAGAAAGACTATTTGCAATCCGTAGGGACGGGCTTTCAAAGCCAGTACAACTCATAAGTTTACCAAAGTTGGAACAGAAGGTTCACTTGGTAACATTTCAATATCTTGATTTTAACAAGGAAAAATgtgatttaaaatttaattattttgaagattCTCCTGCTATCGATTTAGCGTTTGAACAAGTTAAAAAACATTTACTAAATATACTACCAACGATTGTCAAGGATGAATCTGAGAAAACAAAGTCTGAAAATGGAAATacaatgaaaaatgaattaaatttgcaAGATATGACAGAAAATCAAGAAATCGagtttaaaaagaaaatatatttgatattgaagAGCTCATTAAGTGGTGATGAAGCTGCacataaattaataaaactaCAAGTACCTGATCGTAATAAGTCTAAAGTTCTTGATATAGTTATTAAATCCAGTCTTCAAGAAAGCAcatattctaaatattATAGTATTATATGTGAACGGTTGTGTAATCAACATAAAATATGGAAAGAATCGTTCCATGAAAATTTCCAGAAAAActataatgaaattgaagagTTTGAGCCAAATCAATTAAGAATTCTTGGTAAATTTTGGGGTCATTTAATTTCGAGTGATTATATTGGTatggaaatatttcaacttctaataatgaatgaAGAACATACGAATGCATCTAGCCGTATATTcctaaaatttttattccaAGAACTAGTTGGTGAATTAGgtataaatgaattaaaattaagatTAAGTGAAGATTATATCAAGCCATTTGTAAAAGGGCTATTTCCCATGGACAAAGATAATGTTGATGATATGAAATACAGTATCAATTACTTTACGGCAATCGGATTAGGAGTTTTAACTGATGAAATGAGAGAGAAACttcaaatcattaaagCAGAAGAAGAGATTAAACAAGAAAGAATACGAGCTACTTTAGAGGAAGAACAGAATGTTAAAGAGGGAGAAGGAGAAGGAGGGCAacttattaaaaaagaagaaggaGAAGAAGTAAATATAAACAtcaaaaatgaagaagCTATGCAAGACGAagcaaaatataaaacatTTGATTCATATAAGAGATGGAAAACCCATAAAAGATGTAACAGCAGATATGAAGCATCTCCCAGAAATAGACAAAGAGGTGATAGATATGAAAGAAATGGTCGTTCAAGATATGAAGGAAGTAGTAgatacaataataatactaacaGTGCACGTGATAATGGTGATCGAACGGGGAGATATCAAGGTAATAAAAGATCCCGAACACCTCCTAGAGAAAGGAGAAGATCTAGAACACCTCCCAGGAATAGACAGTAA
- the UBP15 gene encoding ubiquitin-specific protease UBP15 (similar to Saccharomyces cerevisiae UBP15 (YMR304W); ancestral locus Anc_5.18), protein MSQDDIEGAIQETVDIGLEFDETLAPMGEECKTLVEGSFTWHIDNWSSLNKDKYVSPRYKIGDFDWDVLLFPQGNHNKSLAIYLEPHPEERPVKNSCANEKMPSDDSKNNENRDDDGDVDLMQEKSSDSEIIVDKQSTGQNDNDDAEDSSDLSVEMEPVNPDWYVCAQFAVVISRPGHDKETHLVSRSHHRFNATDTDWGFSNIVDLYHLKNSVRGRPSGFINGDDLNISVYVRVLEDPTGVLWHNFINYDSKKETGYVGFRNQGATCYLNSLLQSYFFTKYFRDLVYQIPTADENPNDSVALALQRAFYQLQVSNYPLDTLELTRSFGWDTAEAFTQHDVQELNRILMDRLESRMKGTSVEGKLTDVFVGKMKSYIKCVNIDYESSRVEDFWDIQLNVKGLEGLANAFENYIEVELMDGENQYAAQDYGLQDAKKGVVFESFPEVLHLQLKRFEYDFNYDQLVKVNDRFEFPETIDLSPYMDKEVLKKQKGPNNYNLHGVLVHTGDISTGHYYAMIKPTTDDKWYRFDDEKVWRVTKKQVFDENFGLNRLPEDTLRKMTRKEYQDYLIARHTSAYMLVYVKDLAENGILEPSCDKGAPENVVTTIQKENKEREIKEKELREAYLYVTVRLHSISNFINYQGFDYSPNPQSTLFDSDLYDENEYCVTIKVLRTTYIKDLKKKINEKLGIPHGKNVRYWKMAYRHNSTLRLEKPIMSDMEQSTLEDALNNKHEEILPPLDIFVEEPYLELSFLNNLKVQKVYPDVKLTNDFIKKLRTKISSDIKTEDMPDIQDVETYSILFVKVFDRHTQRLVGAGHFVTEQYTDIKHLSKIIRSIYDIPESISLYEELAPGKIEKLPHEGQVYSLDLISGDIISFELPHRDLPKVYPVHRNIEDMYIFLKYRIKVKFTKSSQLSEDYVIDDAEPKTFEFWISALASYHSLAQMVSNNLNVEPDHLKLFVTYPNARYNLKPKTSLRSYLIRDYNCEVIPPFEYEVLSIPLNELEHLMPIKFYWLKNSYIHYQCHEFRVSKNYTVKEFLDRIQNRLKFTDEEKRQILLWTNRNFKFEGVLFENNTFEEIGKLGYLFGRILPDELALVKQYDEQNSRVPENSLDDNVQTKANNENVNSLLDHNLLPGRLVLVEQYFKDIENRHGISFFFNLIPEENFVDTRTRLHAKFGLGQKEFSKIKLAISYTTPTGSIFKSLSSYTDEELKKIVLYNLMSNLDYIFMDHPDRLRSHTTHDRPMVIKN, encoded by the coding sequence ATGAGTCAAGACGATATTGAAGGTGCTATCCAAGAGACTGTTGATATCGGTCTAGAATTCGACGAAACATTAGCTCCGATGGGTGAAGAATGTAAGACCCTAGTAGAAGGAAGTTTCACTTGGCATATAGATAATTGGAGTTCGTTGAATAAAGACAAATATGTATCTCCGAGATATAAGATTGGAGATTTTGATTGGGATGTCTTATTATTTCCGCAGGGAAACCATAATAAAAGTTTAGCTATTTATTTGGAACCACACCCAGAAGAAAGGCCAGTTAAGAATAGTTGcgcaaatgaaaaaatgcCTTCAGatgattctaaaaataatgaaaatagaGATGATGATGGTGATGTAGACTTAATGCAAGAAAAGTCTTCAGACTCAGAAATTATTGTTGATAAGCAATCCACCGGCcaaaatgataatgatgatgctGAAGATAGTAGCGACCTTTCAGTAGAAATGGAACCAGTAAACCCTGACTGGTATGTTTGTGCACAATTTGCGGTAGTTATCTCAAGGCCCGGTCATGATAAAGAAACCCATTTGGTCAGCAGATCTCACCATAGATTTAATGCTACCGACACAGATTGGGGATTCTCTAATATCGTCGATCTATATCATTTAAAGAACTCTGTAAGAGGCCGTCCTTCAGGCTTTATAAATGGTGATGACTTGAATATATCTGTGTATGTTCGTGTATTAGAAGATCCAACGGGTGTATTATGgcataattttattaattatgactccaaaaaagaaacaggGTATGTAGGTTTTAGAAATCAAGGAGCAACTtgttatttgaattctttattacAATCTTATTTCTTCACCAAATATTTCAGAGACTTAGTTTATCAAATTCCAACTGCTGATGAAAATCCAAATGATAGTGTTGCCTTAGCCTTGCAGAGAGcattttatcaattacaGGTCTCGAATTATCCATTAGATACTCTGGAATTAACAAGATCCTTTGGTTGGGATACTGCAGAGGCGTTTACACAACATGATGTGCAAGAGCTAAACCGTATTTTGATGGATAGATTAGAATCCAGAATGAAAGGTACTAGTGTCGAAGGGAAATTGACAGACGTATTTGTAGGAAAGATGAAAAGTTATATTAAATGTGTCAATATCGATTATGAATCGTCAAGAGTAGAAGATTTCTGGgatattcaattaaatgtGAAAGGTTTAGAAGGTCTTGCAAAtgcttttgaaaattatattgaagTTGAATTAATGGACGGTGAGAATCAATACGCAGCACAAGATTATGGCCTTCAAGATGCCAAAAAGGGTGTCGTTTTTGAATCATTTCCCGAAGTCTTACATCTacaattaaaaagatttgaatatgattttaattACGATCAACTTGTTAAGGTTAATGATCGGTTTGAGTTCCCCGAAACTATTGATTTATCTCCCTACATGGATAAGGAAGTTTTAAAGAAGCAAAAAGGTCCAAACAATTATAACTTGCATGGTGTATTAGTTCACACTGGTGATATTTCTACGGGTCATTATTATGCAATGATTAAGCCAACTACTGATGACAAATGGTATCGgtttgatgatgaaaagGTCTGGAGAGTTACCAAAAAGCAAgtatttgatgaaaatttCGGTCTGAATAGGTTGCCGGAAGATACTCTACGTAAAATGACTAGAAAAGAATATCAAGATTATTTGATTGCCCGCCATACGAGTGCTTATATGTTAGTATACGTTAAGGATTTAGCAGAAAATGGAATTTTAGAGCCATCTTGCGATAAAGGTGCCCCAGAAAACGTCGTGACCACTATTcagaaagaaaataaagagcGTGAaataaaggaaaaagaattaCGTGAAGCATATTTGTATGTTACTGTGAGATTACATTCTATTAGTAACTTTATCAACTATCAAGGTTTTGACTATTCACCAAATCCACAATCAACTTTATTTGATAGTGATTTatatgatgaaaatgaatattgtgttacaattaaagttttaaGAACAACgtatattaaagatttaaagaaaaaaattaatgaaaaattaggTATTCCACATGGCAAGAATGTTAGATATTGGAAAATGGCTTATCGTCATAATAGCACTTTACGTTTAGAAAAACCTATAATGTCAGATATGGAACAAAGTACCTTAGAGGAtgcattaaataataagcaCGAAGAAATATTGCCACCACTAGATATTTTTGTCGAGGAACCttatttagaattatcCTTCTTAAATAATCTAAAAGTACAGAAAGTTTATCCTGATGTTAAATTAACAAATGActtcattaaaaaattaagaaccaaaatttcatctgatattaaaactGAAGATATGCCTGATATTCAAGATGTCGAAACATATTCTATATTGTTTGTGAAAGTGTTTGACCGTCATACTCAAAGGTTGGTGGGTGCTGGTCACTTTGTTACGGAACAGTACACTGATATTAAGcatttatcaaaaattattaggaGCATATATGATATTCCAGAATCTATTTCTTTGTATGAAGAATTAGCACCTggtaaaattgaaaaattaccTCATGAGGGTCAAGTTTATTCTTTAGACCTAATATCTGGtgatataatttcttttgaacTACCACATAGAGATCTACCTAAGGTATATCCAGTTCATAGAAATATCGAAGATATGTACATATTTTTGAAGTATAGAATAAAGGTTAAGTTCACAAAATCTTCCCAATTAAGTGAAGATTATGTCATTGATGATGCAGAACCAAAaacttttgaattttggATATCTGCCTTGGCCAGCTATCATTCGTTAGCTCAGATggtatcaaataatttaaatgttGAACCAgatcatttgaaattatttgttaCATATCCAAATGCaagatataatttaaagcCAAAAACCTCCTTAAGGAGTTATTTAATTAGAGATTATAATTGTGAGGTCATTCCGCCGTTTGAATATGAAGTACTATCCATTCCATTGAATGAATTAGAACACTTAATGCctattaaattctattgGTTGAAAAATAGCTACATTCATTATCAATGTCACGAATTTAGAGTCTCTAAGAATTATACCGtgaaagaatttttagatAGAATTCAAAATAGATTAAAATTTACAGACGAAGAAAAGAgacaaatattattgtgGACTAATcgtaattttaaatttgaaggTGTATTATTTGAGAACAATACATTTGAGGAAATCGGTAAGTTAGGTTACTTATTTGGTAGGATTCTACCTGATGAGTTGGCCTTAGTTAAGCAGTACGATGAGCAAAATTCCCGAGTTCCTGAAAATAGCCTGGATGATAACGTACAAACGAAAGcgaataatgaaaatgtcAATTCTTTATTGGATCATAATTTGTTGCCTGGACGTCTGGTATTGGTTgaacaatattttaaagatattgaaaacaGGCATGGTATTtcgttttttttcaatttaattcCTGAAGAAAACTTCGTTGATACAAGAACTCGTTTGCATGCTAAATTTGGTCTTGGTCAAAAggaattttctaaaatcaAACTGGCAATTTCTTATACAACTCCTACAGGTAGTATCTTCAAATCTTTATCCAGCTACactgatgaagaattaaaaaagattGTATTATACAACCTAATGTCTAATCTagattatatatttatggaCCATCCGGATAGATTAAGATCACATACTACTCATGATAGGCCAATGGTAATTAAAAACTAG